One region of Streptomyces rishiriensis genomic DNA includes:
- a CDS encoding ketosynthase chain-length factor, which yields MSEPLPRRAAVTGIGVIAPNGASTETFWKSTREGISVLDRVTREGCEDLPLRVAGQVRDFDPSAAIEERFLVQTDRFTHFAMAAADFALDDAQLGRPETDAAPFSVGVVTAAGSGGGEFGQRELQQLWGKGSRFVGPYQSIAWFYAASTGQISIRRGFKGPCSVVAADEAGGLDALAHAARAVRRGTDVIVAGATEAPIAPYSMVCQLGYEELSTVDDPTRAYRPFTSAACGFVPAEGGAMLVVEAEATARERGARVQAYLAGHAATFTGASRWEDSREGLAQAVRQALEEADCAPEEIDVVFADALGVPEADRAEALAIADALGAHGARVPVTAPKTGIGRGYCAAPLMDVAAAVLAMEHGLIPPTPNVFDICHDLDLVTGRARTAEVRTALVLSRGLMGSNSALVLRHGATDAS from the coding sequence ATGAGCGAACCCCTTCCACGGCGCGCGGCCGTCACGGGAATCGGCGTGATCGCGCCCAACGGAGCCAGTACCGAGACCTTCTGGAAGTCCACCCGGGAGGGCATCAGCGTCCTGGACCGGGTGACCCGCGAAGGCTGTGAGGATCTGCCGCTGCGGGTGGCGGGCCAGGTCCGCGACTTCGACCCGTCGGCCGCGATCGAGGAGCGCTTCCTGGTCCAGACCGACCGGTTCACGCACTTCGCGATGGCCGCGGCCGACTTCGCGCTGGACGACGCCCAGCTCGGCCGGCCGGAGACCGACGCCGCCCCCTTCTCCGTGGGCGTGGTCACCGCGGCCGGCTCCGGCGGCGGCGAGTTCGGGCAGCGGGAGCTCCAGCAGCTGTGGGGCAAGGGCAGTCGCTTCGTCGGCCCGTACCAGTCCATCGCCTGGTTCTACGCCGCCAGCACCGGCCAGATCTCCATCCGCCGCGGCTTCAAGGGCCCCTGCTCGGTCGTCGCCGCCGACGAGGCCGGCGGCCTGGACGCCCTCGCCCACGCGGCGCGTGCCGTGCGCCGCGGCACCGATGTGATCGTGGCCGGGGCGACCGAGGCGCCGATCGCGCCCTACTCGATGGTCTGCCAGCTTGGCTACGAGGAACTCAGCACGGTCGACGACCCGACCCGCGCCTACCGCCCGTTCACCTCCGCGGCCTGCGGGTTCGTGCCCGCCGAGGGCGGTGCCATGCTCGTGGTGGAGGCGGAGGCCACGGCCCGGGAACGGGGCGCGCGGGTGCAGGCCTACCTGGCCGGGCACGCGGCGACCTTCACCGGCGCCTCCCGCTGGGAGGACTCCCGGGAAGGGCTCGCCCAGGCCGTCCGGCAGGCCCTGGAGGAGGCCGACTGCGCTCCCGAGGAGATCGACGTGGTCTTCGCCGACGCCCTCGGCGTACCGGAGGCCGACCGCGCCGAGGCACTGGCGATCGCCGACGCCCTCGGGGCACACGGCGCCCGCGTGCCCGTCACGGCTCCCAAGACCGGGATCGGCCGGGGCTACTGCGCGGCGCCCCTGATGGACGTCGCGGCGGCGGTGCTCGCGATGGAGCACGGCCTGATCCCACCCACCCCCAACGTCTTCGACATCTGCCACGACCTCGATCTGGTGACCGGCCGGGCCCGTACCGCCGAGGTACGCACGGCTCTGGTGCTGAGCCGGGGACTCATGGGGTCGAACTCGGCGCTGGTGCTGCGGCACGGCGCCACCGACGCCTCGTAG